One Vallitalea pronyensis genomic region harbors:
- a CDS encoding ABC transporter substrate-binding protein: MHKKVLHLTLLFALLVMMLITEGCGKKVGKGTVQSMENNLIETYVIPDGTGDWGYPTPYGLIPRGPGFMRMNYIFDTLIWKNEEGDFIPALAKKWAYNEKENTYTFDLQDSATWHDGTPITANDIVFTVEYMKEHPIPWMNIKPIDRVVSNSEHQVTFKLKEKWAPFYGNIAGSMPILPEHIYKNIDDPRHDLSELATIGSGPFKLVAYNGEKGEYVYEAFKDYYQGCPIVEKLQYFHMNPQMQPQALLQGKVDAIFTNGDAEQLFKDKDITIIRDIATFKKLAFNHDKAPFNQKEFRHAIAYFINRDNIIDIAHRGHAFKGNAGIFPSKSSYFEEGVQQYTFDLEKGAQILKQLGYIKEGDYYKKDGKILGLKVLGHERVRRDVDIIVEQLRHAGIKAEAVYQDIQIADQMLISRDFDISVVESAAIGDPIFLNRDILGKSATSDQYDQSVELNNLLKQQLSAVNTEERHGLLKALQKVYAEELPSYQLYFSKFVYAHNGKVDLYFTEDGLSIGIPLAPNKMSFIK; encoded by the coding sequence ATGCATAAAAAAGTATTACATTTAACTTTATTATTTGCATTATTGGTCATGATGCTGATAACAGAAGGATGTGGTAAAAAAGTTGGTAAAGGGACTGTCCAGAGCATGGAAAATAACCTGATAGAAACATATGTTATCCCCGATGGAACGGGTGATTGGGGATACCCTACACCTTATGGATTAATCCCTAGAGGACCTGGATTTATGCGTATGAACTACATCTTTGATACCCTTATATGGAAGAATGAAGAAGGTGACTTTATTCCTGCTTTAGCTAAGAAATGGGCATATAATGAAAAAGAAAATACCTATACGTTTGACTTACAGGATAGTGCTACGTGGCATGATGGTACACCCATCACAGCAAATGACATTGTTTTTACTGTTGAATATATGAAAGAGCATCCTATTCCTTGGATGAATATTAAACCCATTGATAGGGTTGTCTCTAACTCTGAACATCAAGTTACCTTTAAGCTAAAAGAAAAATGGGCACCCTTCTATGGTAATATTGCAGGGAGTATGCCTATATTACCTGAACATATTTACAAGAATATCGATGATCCACGTCATGACTTGTCTGAATTAGCTACAATTGGTAGCGGTCCTTTCAAGTTAGTAGCTTATAATGGTGAAAAAGGTGAATATGTCTATGAGGCATTTAAAGATTATTATCAAGGCTGCCCCATTGTAGAAAAGCTTCAATATTTTCATATGAATCCTCAAATGCAGCCACAAGCTTTACTGCAAGGTAAAGTTGATGCGATTTTTACAAATGGTGATGCTGAGCAGTTATTTAAGGATAAAGATATTACAATTATTCGTGATATAGCTACCTTTAAAAAACTGGCTTTTAATCATGATAAAGCCCCCTTTAATCAAAAAGAATTCCGGCATGCCATCGCCTATTTCATTAACCGAGATAATATTATTGATATTGCTCACAGAGGTCATGCCTTTAAAGGCAATGCAGGTATATTCCCCAGTAAAAGCAGCTATTTTGAGGAAGGTGTACAGCAATACACTTTTGATCTTGAAAAAGGAGCACAAATACTTAAACAATTGGGCTACATAAAAGAAGGAGACTATTATAAAAAAGATGGAAAGATACTGGGATTGAAAGTTCTAGGTCACGAACGCGTTAGACGCGATGTGGATATCATTGTAGAACAATTACGGCATGCAGGTATCAAAGCAGAAGCTGTTTATCAAGATATTCAAATAGCGGACCAAATGCTTATAAGCCGAGATTTTGATATATCCGTTGTTGAAAGTGCAGCTATTGGTGACCCTATTTTCTTAAATAGAGATATTCTTGGTAAATCTGCTACAAGTGATCAATATGATCAGTCAGTAGAACTGAATAATCTTTTAAAACAACAACTTTCAGCTGTTAATACAGAAGAAAGACATGGGCTTTTAAAAGCATTACAAAAAGTGTATGCCGAAGAATTACCCTCTTACCAACTTTATTTTTCTAAATTTGTTTATGCTCATAATGGCAAAGTGGATTTATATTTTACAGAAGACGGTTTATCTATCGGTATTCCTTTAGCACCGAATAAAATGAGTTTTATCAAATAA
- a CDS encoding macrolide family glycosyltransferase produces MNILFINANLHGHINPTLELVKKLAERGNHIHYFCSDTFSEQVTKAGGNHIGFSSKLDMFFKSYKPTDRHPFFMLMEYVLLYDEILLPEILSLLEKKSYGLIICDSIFGGACFLEQITEIPIVCSHSSFAMSKSPMPHHMLVADSHPQLDHCYQILYRICQTHGMNEPTLEQVFISKGDLNIVYTTHNFNGDPKVNAPEYLFAGPSMNRLQDGEHIDFSVVGNRTPIYISLGSLNTKYLAFYKTCISALRDTDYYVFMSIGKKCDASQLGDMPLNFCVKDFLPQLNILKHSKAFITHAGFNSVNEALYYGVPMLALPLVNDQHMVAKRITSMQLGITGNMKEVSSDQLRDTLKTLLTDKVINQNVMRISQEMQNGHNHDIIAEKIEAYAERKKASTCP; encoded by the coding sequence ATGAATATATTATTTATCAATGCAAATTTACACGGACATATTAACCCAACACTAGAGTTGGTTAAAAAACTTGCTGAACGAGGGAATCATATTCACTATTTTTGTTCAGATACATTTTCAGAGCAAGTAACAAAAGCTGGAGGAAACCATATTGGGTTCAGTAGTAAGTTGGATATGTTTTTCAAATCATACAAACCAACAGATCGGCATCCTTTTTTTATGTTGATGGAATATGTACTTCTATATGACGAAATCTTGCTCCCAGAAATATTAAGTCTTTTAGAGAAAAAATCATATGGGTTAATTATTTGTGACTCTATTTTTGGAGGGGCTTGTTTTCTAGAGCAAATCACGGAAATTCCCATCGTATGTTCTCACTCATCTTTTGCCATGAGTAAATCCCCTATGCCACACCACATGCTTGTAGCAGACTCACATCCTCAATTAGATCATTGTTACCAAATATTATATAGAATATGTCAAACACATGGTATGAACGAACCAACTTTAGAGCAAGTTTTTATAAGCAAAGGGGATTTAAATATTGTATATACAACACATAATTTCAATGGTGATCCTAAAGTGAATGCACCAGAGTATTTGTTTGCAGGACCATCTATGAATCGGTTACAAGATGGAGAACACATCGATTTTTCAGTAGTTGGTAACAGAACACCCATCTATATTTCTCTTGGAAGTCTCAATACCAAGTATTTGGCGTTCTATAAAACATGTATTTCTGCATTACGTGATACAGATTATTATGTGTTCATGTCCATAGGAAAGAAGTGTGATGCTTCACAATTAGGTGATATGCCACTTAATTTCTGTGTAAAAGACTTCTTGCCACAACTTAACATATTAAAGCATTCAAAAGCATTTATAACCCATGCAGGATTTAATAGCGTCAATGAAGCATTATATTATGGCGTTCCTATGCTGGCTCTACCTTTAGTAAATGATCAACATATGGTAGCGAAGCGTATCACATCCATGCAATTAGGTATAACAGGCAATATGAAAGAAGTATCTTCTGATCAGTTGAGAGACACATTGAAGACACTTCTTACCGATAAAGTCATTAATCAAAATGTTATGCGTATATCTCAGGAAATGCAAAATGGTCATAATCATGATATAATAGCAGAAAAGATTGAAGCATATGCTGAAAGAAAGAAGGCAAGTACATGTCCGTAA
- a CDS encoding PadR family transcriptional regulator: MSVKNKSIYAILGILNILPSSGYDIKKYCDNVLSGFWNENFGHIYPTLKKMLADGTIEIMSKGKNEKKIQYKITSRGEQALDHWFLEETKLQPVRSEFMLKLFFSSHQPKEKVLQMIEKYKKVHQDKLEKYRVMEMDLEKGIEDISSERAKYIKATLRSGILSHEATIRWCNETIEEIC, from the coding sequence ATGTCCGTAAAAAATAAATCAATATATGCAATATTAGGCATTCTAAACATATTACCAAGCAGTGGTTATGACATTAAAAAATATTGTGATAATGTTCTATCAGGCTTTTGGAATGAAAATTTTGGTCACATCTATCCCACATTAAAAAAAATGTTAGCAGATGGGACCATTGAAATAATGTCTAAAGGAAAGAATGAGAAAAAAATACAATATAAAATAACATCAAGAGGAGAGCAAGCGTTAGACCATTGGTTTTTAGAAGAAACAAAGCTACAACCCGTACGATCTGAATTCATGCTCAAGCTTTTTTTTTCCAGTCATCAACCTAAAGAAAAAGTTCTCCAAATGATAGAGAAGTATAAAAAAGTGCATCAGGACAAGTTAGAGAAATATCGTGTCATGGAGATGGATCTGGAAAAGGGTATTGAAGACATATCCAGTGAACGTGCGAAATATATTAAAGCCACATTAAGGAGCGGCATCTTGTCACATGAAGCAACAATACGCTGGTGTAACGAGACAATAGAAGAAATATGTTAA